In one Rhodococcus sp. B50 genomic region, the following are encoded:
- a CDS encoding acyl-CoA synthetase, which produces MYPGRHAAVAPDRPAVHEAATGRTLTYRELEDASVRFAHWLRAHDVGKGDHIAVVTVNDATAFELYWGAVRSGVYVTFVNTHLAPVEAAYIVDDCDAKVLVVSSPLADLAEAIVPLTPKVAHRVAFGGVVPGHMVYEEEVAGLPITPMADEPRGSDMLYSSGTTGRPKGIKPALSGAQVGDEPGPPLLKQVRRFGFDENTVYLSPAPIYHAAPLRYGVSTQALGGTVVLMDRFDPERSLECIERYRVTHSQWVPTHFVRLLKLPREVRERYDLSSMRCALHSAAPCPVEVKQELMRWWGEIVYEYYSATEAIGNTLVTPQEWLDKPGTVGKTGGPGTLGLARICDERGSRLPAGQTGTVYFERDDFSFEYHKDPEKTASTRHPFEGNWFTTGDIGYLDEDDYLFLTGRDKFTIISGGVNIYPQEIENVLALHPSIADVAVVGVPDADRGERVEAFVQLVPEVDGSDELEDDIIEFCREHLSRFKCPRHVRFVDELPRTPTGKMVKGRLGELIAQYADSGALS; this is translated from the coding sequence GCACTGGTTGCGCGCACACGACGTCGGGAAGGGCGACCACATCGCGGTCGTCACCGTCAACGACGCCACGGCGTTCGAACTGTACTGGGGTGCAGTGAGGTCGGGGGTGTACGTCACCTTCGTCAACACGCACCTCGCTCCGGTCGAGGCCGCGTACATCGTCGACGACTGCGACGCGAAGGTGCTCGTGGTCTCGTCACCCCTCGCCGACCTCGCCGAGGCGATCGTGCCGCTCACCCCGAAGGTGGCGCACCGCGTCGCATTCGGGGGAGTCGTGCCCGGACACATGGTGTACGAGGAGGAGGTGGCGGGTCTTCCGATCACTCCGATGGCGGACGAGCCTCGCGGCAGCGACATGCTGTACTCCTCGGGCACGACCGGCCGCCCCAAGGGCATCAAGCCGGCTCTCTCCGGGGCTCAGGTCGGTGACGAGCCCGGTCCTCCTCTCCTGAAACAAGTGCGCCGGTTCGGTTTCGACGAGAACACCGTGTACCTGTCTCCGGCGCCGATCTACCACGCCGCGCCCTTGCGGTACGGCGTGTCGACGCAGGCGCTCGGCGGCACGGTCGTGCTCATGGACCGGTTCGATCCCGAGCGCAGCCTCGAGTGCATCGAGCGCTACCGCGTGACCCACAGCCAATGGGTGCCCACGCATTTCGTGCGCCTGCTGAAACTGCCGCGCGAGGTCCGGGAGCGCTACGACCTGTCGTCGATGCGGTGTGCGCTGCATTCGGCCGCGCCGTGCCCGGTCGAAGTCAAGCAGGAACTCATGCGGTGGTGGGGCGAGATCGTCTACGAGTACTACTCGGCGACCGAGGCGATCGGTAACACCCTCGTCACGCCGCAGGAGTGGCTCGACAAGCCCGGCACGGTCGGGAAGACCGGCGGCCCGGGCACTCTCGGCCTTGCGCGGATCTGCGACGAGCGGGGAAGTCGGTTGCCTGCCGGGCAGACCGGAACCGTCTACTTCGAGCGGGACGACTTCTCGTTCGAGTACCACAAGGATCCGGAGAAGACGGCGTCCACCCGGCATCCCTTCGAGGGGAACTGGTTCACCACCGGCGACATCGGATATCTCGACGAGGACGACTATCTGTTCCTCACCGGGCGCGACAAGTTCACGATCATCTCTGGTGGGGTGAACATCTATCCGCAGGAAATCGAGAACGTCCTCGCGTTGCACCCATCGATCGCCGACGTTGCGGTGGTCGGTGTGCCGGATGCGGACCGCGGTGAACGTGTCGAAGCGTTCGTGCAGCTCGTCCCTGAGGTGGACGGATCCGACGAGCTCGAGGACGACATCATCGAGTTCTGCCGAGAACACCTCTCGCGTTTCAAGTGCCCCCGGCACGTGCGGTTCGTCGACGAACTTCCGCGCACGCCGACGGGCAAGATGGTCAAGGGTCGGCTCGGTGAGCTGATCGCGCAGTACGCCGATTCGGGAGCGTTGTCGTGA
- a CDS encoding TetR/AcrR family transcriptional regulator encodes MRVLSPKQRIFIEAGRKEFVRNGYGSSSIRTIAQEAGVSLSALYYHYKNKQDLLLAILLDGVDTYDAVCDAELARVGDHPVEQIRAFVKGNVIFRTQFPEQGRMIATEVRNLEPEGARLYEERRRAGRQRIRDIIDRGVAQGVFTTKYPDDCRRSILAMVSAIANWYDPAGPDTPDEIAERYADLSLALLCPTVTGGEGDSR; translated from the coding sequence GTGAGAGTGCTGTCGCCGAAACAGCGCATCTTCATCGAGGCGGGCCGGAAGGAGTTCGTGCGCAACGGATACGGCTCGTCGTCGATCCGGACGATCGCGCAGGAGGCAGGCGTGAGCCTGTCCGCGCTGTACTACCACTACAAGAACAAACAGGATCTGCTGCTGGCGATCCTGCTCGACGGCGTCGACACCTACGACGCGGTCTGCGACGCCGAACTCGCCCGCGTCGGCGACCATCCGGTCGAGCAGATCCGCGCGTTCGTCAAGGGAAACGTCATCTTCCGCACGCAGTTCCCAGAGCAGGGGCGGATGATCGCCACCGAGGTGCGCAACCTCGAACCCGAGGGTGCGCGCCTGTACGAGGAGCGCCGGCGTGCCGGCCGGCAGCGAATCCGCGACATCATCGATCGCGGTGTGGCACAAGGTGTCTTCACCACGAAGTATCCCGACGATTGCCGCCGATCGATTCTGGCGATGGTCTCTGCGATCGCCAACTGGTACGACCCTGCCGGACCGGACACCCCGGACGAGATCGCGGAACGTTACGCGGACCTGTCGCTGGCGCTGTTGTGTCCTACCGTCACCGGTGGAGAAGGAGATTCACGATGA
- a CDS encoding acyl-CoA dehydrogenase family protein: protein MSARLVPRAGTPDPALTELRAEVRAFLKEQIDAGVFTPGIDTWLTRWNPEFTRALAARGWVGMTIPVEYGGHGRTFMERFVVTEELLAVGAPVAAQWVADRQAAPSLLKYGTEEQKQRFLPGIAAGEICWAIGMSEPDSGSDLASVKTKATRVDGGWRISGTKLWTSGAHHADAFFGLARSAPLDPAHRHDGLSQFIVLLDSPGVTIRPILSMSGDHHFNEVLLDDVFVPDDLVLGQIGAGWEQVTSELGYERSGPERFLSTFGVLESLVHGVVDGSVEPDTRIGATIGRIAGMHRMSTAVSESLERGENAELAASVVKVLGTKTEGDLADLADEIAGYTAADAHLAELVRAGVMQRPGFTLRGGTSEILRGVIARGLGMR from the coding sequence ATGAGTGCACGACTCGTGCCGAGGGCGGGCACCCCCGACCCGGCACTGACCGAACTCCGTGCCGAGGTGCGGGCGTTCCTGAAGGAACAGATCGACGCGGGAGTGTTCACGCCGGGTATCGATACCTGGCTGACGCGATGGAACCCCGAGTTCACTCGGGCGCTGGCCGCCCGCGGCTGGGTCGGCATGACGATCCCTGTCGAATACGGCGGACACGGAAGAACTTTCATGGAGCGGTTCGTCGTCACCGAGGAGTTGCTCGCAGTGGGAGCGCCGGTCGCCGCTCAGTGGGTCGCCGACCGCCAGGCCGCTCCGTCGCTGCTGAAATACGGCACCGAGGAACAGAAACAGCGGTTCCTGCCGGGCATCGCGGCGGGTGAGATCTGCTGGGCCATCGGCATGTCCGAGCCGGACTCCGGATCCGACCTCGCCAGTGTGAAAACCAAGGCGACCCGGGTCGACGGCGGGTGGCGGATCTCCGGCACCAAGTTGTGGACGTCGGGAGCGCACCACGCCGACGCCTTCTTCGGCCTCGCCCGCTCGGCCCCGCTCGATCCGGCGCACCGCCACGACGGGCTGAGCCAGTTCATCGTTCTGCTCGACTCCCCGGGTGTGACGATCCGCCCGATCCTGTCGATGTCCGGCGACCACCACTTCAACGAGGTGCTGCTCGACGACGTCTTCGTCCCGGACGACCTGGTGCTCGGGCAGATCGGTGCCGGCTGGGAACAGGTGACGAGCGAACTCGGCTACGAGCGCAGCGGTCCCGAACGTTTCCTGTCGACCTTCGGGGTGCTCGAGTCCCTTGTGCACGGTGTCGTCGACGGCAGCGTCGAACCGGACACCCGTATCGGAGCGACCATCGGACGCATCGCGGGAATGCATCGCATGTCCACCGCGGTCTCCGAATCCCTCGAGCGTGGCGAGAACGCCGAGCTCGCGGCGTCGGTCGTGAAGGTGCTCGGCACGAAGACCGAGGGTGATCTCGCCGATCTCGCCGACGAGATCGCGGGATACACCGCGGCCGACGCACATCTGGCCGAGCTCGTCCGGGCAGGCGTCATGCAACGACCGGGTTTCACACTGCGCGGCGGCACGAGCGAAATCCTCCGCGGGGTCATCGCACGAGGATTGGGGATGAGATGA
- a CDS encoding acyl-CoA dehydrogenase family protein, whose amino-acid sequence MSGQDALQSTELRDFTQMLSEVFTSGDDHRIGEVVELDRALWSTLTELGLDRLTGSEESGGSGAGWREAALLLEATGGAAAAVPVAENDLLAGWLLETVGLDVTPGVRTAAVLDADGRARHVPWARFADSIVVLWESPQGWQVAEVARGDVELVEAVNLAAEPRDHLRVDLSALSGRDVPAGVADEFRYRGALARALASAGAMDRILELVVEHTTARVQFGRPLGKFQAVQALVADLATEASLAHAAADAAVDAVLAGGFGDASTRFAIAAAASCAGHAASIVARNAHQALGAIGFTMEHELHRHANRILSWRSEFGTVSSWDAELLAAAGEAGDVWALITGGPAR is encoded by the coding sequence ATGAGCGGGCAGGACGCACTGCAGTCGACGGAACTGCGCGACTTCACACAGATGCTGTCCGAGGTGTTCACCTCGGGTGACGACCACCGCATCGGCGAGGTCGTCGAACTCGATCGCGCCCTGTGGTCCACCCTCACCGAACTCGGCCTCGATCGGCTGACCGGTTCGGAGGAGAGCGGTGGAAGCGGCGCGGGGTGGCGCGAGGCCGCTCTGCTGCTCGAAGCGACCGGCGGTGCGGCTGCTGCCGTGCCGGTCGCGGAGAACGACCTGCTCGCGGGGTGGTTGCTCGAGACCGTCGGGCTCGACGTCACGCCGGGTGTGCGTACCGCGGCAGTCCTCGACGCCGATGGCCGGGCACGTCACGTGCCGTGGGCCCGATTCGCGGACTCCATCGTCGTTCTGTGGGAGTCGCCGCAGGGATGGCAGGTCGCCGAGGTCGCGCGCGGCGACGTCGAACTCGTCGAGGCCGTGAATCTGGCGGCGGAGCCCCGCGACCATCTGCGTGTCGATCTGTCGGCGCTCTCCGGACGGGACGTTCCGGCAGGTGTCGCCGACGAGTTCCGCTACCGTGGTGCGCTCGCGCGGGCTCTCGCCTCCGCGGGCGCCATGGATCGGATCCTCGAGCTCGTCGTCGAACACACTACGGCGCGTGTGCAGTTCGGTCGCCCGCTGGGCAAGTTCCAGGCCGTGCAGGCACTCGTCGCCGACCTCGCCACCGAGGCCTCGCTCGCGCACGCTGCCGCCGATGCGGCGGTGGATGCCGTTCTCGCAGGAGGATTCGGGGACGCGTCGACGCGTTTCGCGATCGCTGCTGCGGCGTCGTGCGCAGGTCACGCGGCCTCGATCGTCGCCCGCAACGCGCATCAGGCACTCGGCGCAATCGGTTTCACGATGGAACACGAACTGCACCGACATGCCAACCGGATCCTGTCGTGGCGCAGCGAATTCGGCACCGTCTCATCCTGGGATGCCGAACTGCTCGCCGCGGCCGGTGAGGCCGGGGATGTGTGGGCCTTGATCA